The following proteins are encoded in a genomic region of Methanophagales archaeon:
- a CDS encoding permease has protein sequence MNTTAIFINVFAFGCLIFAIIKDRAKTKQALTVALKSFFRILPSVLIIIIFIGLLLGSIPQSQISKIVGEQAGFRGVLIVALLGAFLHIPSLISFPLAASLLKSGASVTSVAVFITTLTMIGMVTLPLEIKELGKKMALLRNGISFVIAIIIGIIMGVIL, from the coding sequence ATGAATACAACTGCCATATTTATAAATGTTTTTGCTTTTGGCTGTTTGATATTTGCAATTATTAAGGATCGGGCAAAAACAAAACAAGCACTAACTGTAGCATTAAAGTCATTCTTTCGTATTCTCCCTTCTGTTCTCATTATTATAATCTTTATAGGTCTGCTTTTAGGTTCCATACCACAAAGTCAAATTTCTAAAATCGTTGGTGAACAAGCAGGTTTTAGGGGAGTACTTATTGTAGCATTGTTGGGAGCATTTTTGCACATCCCCTCTTTAATTTCTTTCCCCTTAGCAGCATCTCTCCTCAAAAGCGGAGCATCAGTTACCTCAGTTGCAGTGTTCATTACCACTTTAACCATGATTGGCATGGTTACACTGCCCTTAGAAATAAAGGAATTGGGAAAGAAAATGGCTTTACTGAGAAATGGGATAAGTTTCGTTATTGCAATCATTATTGGTATTATCATGGGGGTGATTCTATGA